The DNA window GTAGATGATCGCTTCAACGGGGAAACCGTCACGGAAGAGGACGCCCGTGTCGGTCGCGAGGGAGCTGTAAGTGGTGAAGCCGCCGCAGTAGCCGGTGCCGAGCAGGAGCTTGAGGTTCTTGCCGGTTGGCTTGGCGCTGTCGAGCCGGGTCACCGCCTCATAGAGGTAGCCGAGGAGGAACGCGCCGATCACGTTGATGATGGCGATCGAGATGGGTACTTCGCCGAGCTTGGGGATGACGAGCGAGAGCCACTCCCGGGTCGCTGCACCGAATGCACCGCCGATGAAGACGAGGCCGATCGGAGCCCACTTGAGGTGCTCGGGTCGCACCGCCATCATGCTTCGCCCCGAGTCACGGTCGGATGTGTCGTCGCAAGTTCAGACTGAATGCCCATGGGTTGACGCTAGTGCCTGTCGGAGCAACCCACAGGGGCGAAAGCCCCGTGGCGCAGCTCAGGTACCGGGGCGAACCCCTCTGATGAACACCTCGACCATCTTCTCTCTGAGGTCGGGTGCTGCTGCGTGGAGCATGTCGGGCAGGGGTCGGGTGATCATCCCGATGGCGATGATCAGTTCGAGTGCGCTGATGTCCCTCCGCACGAGACCTGCATCGTGTGCAGCGGCGAGCAGCTGGTCTACTCCGCTGAGCGTCGTCGCCTGTGCGTCTCGAAGCTGCGCCGACATCTCGTCACGCACGAACCCGGACAGCGCTTCCGTCAGGGCACCCAGATCCATCGTCACGAGGCGCTTGACGTAGGACTCCCACGCGCCCGCGGGGGAGTCGTGGATTCCGGCAAGTGCCTCCGCTGCCGCTTGCTGGATGTCGCTGAGGATGGAGAGGGCGACCTCGTCGGCGAGCGCAGCCCTCGACTCGAAGTTCCGATAGAAGGTGGCGATACCGACGCCGCTGGCTTCGGCGATGGTCTCGAGGGCGACGGTACCGCCGTGGGCGGCAAAGATCCTCCGCGCCTCGTGCACGATTCTCTGTCGGCGTCGCACAGCGTCGGCCCTCATGATGATTCCTCTCTCGCGCGTCTTACCCGCACCTCTCAGCATATCCGGAGGGATATCATCCGCTCAAGGCGTATACTGGAGGAAATTCATCCGGTTATACCAATAGAAAGCAACGATGGGACTTCTCAAAACGGCAGACGAACAGGCGCCACAAGCACACGAGGGCACCGGTGGGTCTGCACCCGCCCGGAAAGCAACACCGATCTTCAAGGTGCTCGGACTCACGGTCGGGCTCGGCGCCATACTCGTGGTGCTCTTGATGGTCTTCATCATGCCCTCGCTGAAGAGTGGGCCCCATAATCTCCCGGTCGGCATCGTCGGCACGGCTGCGGAGACGGCTGCCTGGGAGGAGGGGTTCGACTCGGCAGTACCCGGTGGTTTCGTAGCGTCCGCGTTCGGCTCGGAGGAGGAGCTTCGCACCGCCATCTCCAAACGGGAAATCGTCGGAGGTCTTGTTGTCGCCGAGTCGCAGGTCTCTGTACTCACCGCGAGCGCGGGTTCCGCCGCGATCTCGTCCACGCTCTCCTCGACGGCCACTGCTCTCGCTGCCCAGGCAGGGGCGGACGTCACGGTGACGGATGTTGTGCCGCTTCCGAAGAGCGATCCGACCGGGATCGGTATCGGCGGACTGGCGTTTCCCCTGGTTTTCGGCGGCATCGTGCCCGCTGTCGCGTTCCGCAAGTTCTTCCCGAAGAGCCTCGCGTGGACCGTTGCCGGGATCCTGACCTTCGCCGCCGTCGGCGGCGTGAGCGTTGCATTCGTTCTCATGTTTGTGTTTGGCAGCATCAGCGGGGCGTTCTGGCCGGTTGCTGCGGCCATGGCGTTGGGCATCGCGGGGCTCGCGCTTCCGTTGGCGGGCCTCGCGGAGGCGCTCGGCGGTAAGGGCTTCACCATCGGCGCTATGGTCATGATGTTCCTCGGGAACCCCCTGGCCGGCATTTCGACCTCGGCGGCATGGCTGCCGAGCGGGCTGGGGATGCTTGGGCAGATCCTTCCTCCGGGTGCGGCAGGAACTCTCGTCCGTTCTGCGGCGTACTTCGGCGGAGCCGGAGGGGTCGCTGCCGGCCTGACGCTCGGAGCGTGGGCGCTTGGCGGACTCGTGCTCCTCGCCATCGGGCAGCGCCGTGCGGCAAGGGCTCCACAGGCTGTGACCGCGTAGCCCATTGCGCGCCGCCTTGCCGAATCTGTCAGCGAAATCGTCCCACTAGGGTTGAGCGGGCGTGACAAAGGGCGGCCCATTTGTCCTGTAGCATTGACGAGGTCGTCCGCGAGGATGACTGGTCGCGGGCTGTGGCGCAGCTTGGTAGCGCACTTGACTGGGGGTCAAGGGGTCGCAGGTTCAAATCCTGTCAGCCCGACCGAATGTCCCGGAAACTCAAGGGTTTCCGGGACTTTTTAGGTTAAGAGATTTGATTGAGTCATCACTACGTCATCACTTTGAGCACATTTCAGCCGCTGACCCGGCCCTGCCGTCCGAGGCCCTGAGGTCGGTTTCGGTCCGTCCCGATCGTCCGGGATCGTCGTACGTACCTCCTGGGTATGAGCATTCACGACGACAACCCAACCTCTCCTCCCACCGACAACTGGGGCCTGGAGCCCCTGATGGACGTCCACGAGCTGGCGGCCTACCTGGACATCCCGATCTCCACCGTCTACGACTGGCGGGTGCACGGCAAAGGCCCCGCCGCCTACCGGCTCGGCAAACACCTGAAGTTCGCCGTCTCCGACGTGCGGGACTGGATCGCCCAGCAACGCGAACCCACCAGCGAGCCCAGGCGCACCGATCGGCGGTGAGCTGAGATGCCCCGGCAACGGTTGACCATCGGCACCTTCGGCGACATCAGCACCTATATGTCGCCGAGCGGCAGATACCTGGCGCGGACCCGCTACCGCGACTGGGACGGCCACGCCCGCTTGGTTCAGGCCAGCGGCACCACCGCCAAGGCCGCAGAACGTGCGCTGAAGAGCAAGCTTGCCGAACGGGACCTGTTCCAGCCCGCCGACACGAGGCTCACGCCGGACAGCCTGTCAAAGACCTGGTGACCTACTGGCTGGAGGACATCGATTCGGAGGGCCGGATCTCCCGGACCACCCGGAACCTCTACGAGCGCAACATGCGCACCCTGGTCTCCCCGGTGTTCGACCACCTCGCCCTGCGTGAGATCGGTGTGGCCCGGTGCGACAAGTTCATCAAGCGGCTGGCGAAGATCTCCTACAGTCGCGCCAAACAGGCCCGGGTCGTGCTGCGACTGGCACTGGAACTCGCGGTACGGCACGAGGTTCTCCCGCGCACCCCCATGGACCACATTGGTCGTCTGCACCGCGAGCCGCATATCCCGGACGCCTTGACCGCCCCCGAGGTGAACGTCATTCGCGCAGCGATCGCTCGGTGGGAGGCCGGGGCGGAACATGTGTCCGGCCCGAAGCCTGACGGCCAGCTTGGCGCTCGTCGAGGTGATGCTCGGCACCTCGGCTCGGATCGGAGAGGTGCTGGCCATCCGGCGCCGCGATGTCGACGTCGCCAGTGCCGTGCCATCCATCCGACTCGCCGGCACAATCATTAGCCGTAACGGCGAGCAGACCTTCCGGCAGGACCACCCGAAAACCGCCAGGTCCGCTCGCGTTGTTGCCATCCCCACCTTCACTGCCGATGCAGTCCGTCGGCGGCTCGCCAAGGTGGGCAGTCTGAGCCTGGACGAATTAGTGTTCCAGTCTCGGGACGGTACCCCGCTGACAGCGACGAACGTGCGGGGGCAGTTGCGTCACGTGCTCGGGGGGACGGGGATTGATGGGGTGACCCCGCACATGTTCCGCCGCACGGTTGCGACCGCGGTCAACACCGCCGCCAGCATAGAACTCGCGGCAGAACTGCGCGGCCACACGGATACCAAGATCACGGTGCAGCACTACATACAACGCATCGAGATGGTGAACCCGGCCACCGCCGCGCTCCTCGACCGCGCATTCGCGAAGGATGAACAGTGAACGCGGTGCTGCCACGGTGGCAGCACCATCACCCGGGGTTTCGCCGCTTCTCAGCGGATCATGACCGACTTGTTGCGGTGCCGCCACGGCGGTACCAAGGGCCCTTGTTCTGAAGTTATGCCGAAAGCCGGAGAATCAGGTCCTGGATGCAACGTGCGGGTCTCCTCAGAACTACCTTCCATTGTGCGCCGAGGATTGAGGTTCGCAATCGCTCCATCCGTGAAAGCGGAACCCTCTGCGGGAACCCCAAGCGGGCGAGCTCGACCTTCGTCCTCTTCATCCCAGTTGCAGATCCTGTCAGTTGCAGGTCCTGCAGGAGCAAATCCTCGCGGACCACGGGACGCGCCGGAGACATCAGGCTCTTCTACAGGGAGGTTGGGACTCATCCGTCCGCGCTACTGTCTGGTCATGACACTTGCGACGCCCCAACCCGCCATCGAAACAGACCCGCTCGTTGTGGCCATAGTAAGCGTGGCTCTCACGCTGATTGTGGGACTGGTTGTTGGCGTTGTAACTGCTTTGCTCGCACGAAAAGGAGAGCATGCGAAATGGCTGCGTGAACAGCGCTACGCGGCATACGTGGCTTTCATGATCGACATGAGCACCTTGACGGCATTGCTCCAAACGGATGTCTCTCTCACAAACTTGGTCAAGGTGAGAGCCCGCGCCGACGCCTACACCAAGAGCGCCTCCGCCGCGTTTGAAGCAGTCTCCTTGCTTGGACCACGCAAGGTTAATGCCGCCGGTCAGCGTTGGTTCTCCGCCGCGAATAACTATGCGAAAACAAAGACGACACCCGCCCGAACCGCGCTCGCAGAGGCGCGCTGGGAGTTCTTGATTGTCGCCGGCGAAATTCTCAACTCGAAGAACGTCAGGACGGCGCCAACGACAGAACCAGGCTCAACCTCGGCGAGGGGCGTCACGCCAGCGCCGAGATGACGGCTTGCCACCCATCCAAGGCTGGAAGCAACAATCTGGGCCAGGGGTATGGCCGCTACTCGCGTGCCAGCACAGCAGCTGTAGTACCGGACCTGTTGTGCGGCCATGCGACAGATCGCTTGCGATGTCCGAACCTCCACACTCGAGATCGACCGCGAGCGCTAACATAATGAGCTCGATCTGGAGACGGACCGCGTAGAGGCGGTTGTTGGTGCCCGGTGCCCCCAGTTGTGGCGACTTATGCAGGCAGACGCGATGTCGCAGCGATTAAGTACGACACAATCGAGAGACCAGTGTCACGGGGGACATGCTTTGCCAAACCTAACGATTGCCGACCTTTATGAGTCTCTGTTGCGCGATCACAACCGAGTCGTCGAGAAGGTGGCGAAGGGCTACTACTGCTTCTGGCTCGGATCCGGCATTTCTAAGAGGCGAGCAAACACTGTACCTGAGTTTCTGAAGAGCCTCCTGGAGTTTCTGGTGTCAAGGCTAGAACCGGAGGACTTGGGGGCACACCGGGTCGCTCTATCCGAGATCCTCAGCATCGCTCGCATCTACCTCGACGACGCGCATCAACTAGAAGACCTCTTGACCTGGACAGACCTTGAGTCGATCTGTGAGGCCCTAGCAGACCACTATTCGGCGGCTCTGGACGTTGATGTCGACGGCTTCCCTGCCGACTACCTGCTCTGGGAAGGCATCGACGTTGTTACCCAGTATGCAGGCCCAATGGAACCGGATATCGAGCACGTCGCCGTTGCGATGCTTGGCGCGGAGGGCGCAGCGCCGATACTGATCTCGGCCAACTGGGACCCTCTGGTA is part of the Mycetocola zhujimingii genome and encodes:
- a CDS encoding tyrosine-type recombinase/integrase → MLGTSARIGEVLAIRRRDVDVASAVPSIRLAGTIISRNGEQTFRQDHPKTARSARVVAIPTFTADAVRRRLAKVGSLSLDELVFQSRDGTPLTATNVRGQLRHVLGGTGIDGVTPHMFRRTVATAVNTAASIELAAELRGHTDTKITVQHYIQRIEMVNPATAALLDRAFAKDEQ
- a CDS encoding TetR/AcrR family transcriptional regulator, with the translated sequence MRADAVRRRQRIVHEARRIFAAHGGTVALETIAEASGVGIATFYRNFESRAALADEVALSILSDIQQAAAEALAGIHDSPAGAWESYVKRLVTMDLGALTEALSGFVRDEMSAQLRDAQATTLSGVDQLLAAAHDAGLVRRDISALELIIAIGMITRPLPDMLHAAAPDLREKMVEVFIRGVRPGT
- a CDS encoding N-terminal phage integrase SAM-like domain-containing protein → MTYWLEDIDSEGRISRTTRNLYERNMRTLVSPVFDHLALREIGVARCDKFIKRLAKISYSRAKQARVVLRLALELAVRHEVLPRTPMDHIGRLHREPHIPDALTAPEVNVIRAAIARWEAGAEHVSGPKPDGQLGARRGDARHLGSDRRGAGHPAPRCRRRQCRAIHPTRRHNH
- the crcB gene encoding fluoride efflux transporter CrcB; translation: MMAVRPEHLKWAPIGLVFIGGAFGAATREWLSLVIPKLGEVPISIAIINVIGAFLLGYLYEAVTRLDSAKPTGKNLKLLLGTGYCGGFTTYSSLATDTGVLFRDGFPVEAIIYSLATVIVGACATWLGIVIASAVNRARGPETPQSTDSSRKAS
- a CDS encoding helix-turn-helix domain-containing protein, with protein sequence MSIHDDNPTSPPTDNWGLEPLMDVHELAAYLDIPISTVYDWRVHGKGPAAYRLGKHLKFAVSDVRDWIAQQREPTSEPRRTDRR